The following proteins are co-located in the Hevea brasiliensis isolate MT/VB/25A 57/8 chromosome 11, ASM3005281v1, whole genome shotgun sequence genome:
- the LOC110671287 gene encoding aspartyl protease family protein At5g10770, with amino-acid sequence MATTTSMSSMYASLLYLCLLFCLEKGAYAFEGRKIAESNNLHTIQVSDLLPSTACKHSTKVAENKAAFKVVHRHGPCAQLIQDNANAPNLENILVEDQSRVDSIHSKFSRTSGDSSYVKQTDATRLPANRGVSLGTGNYIVTVGLGTPTKDLPLIFDTGSDLTWVRCMPGVDAFDPTRSSSYHNISCKSEICSYVTSATGNRPGCASTTCEYGVRYGDGSFTYGFVGNERLSIGSADVFDNITFGCSQRSEGLFGKVGGLMGLGRAKLSIISQTDSKYKKLFSYCLPVSGKAGFLSFGASQSKSAKFIPLSSNSDFYSLDLAGIVVGNRRLSIPASVFSKAGTIIDSGTVITRLQPKAYSALRSAFTEAMSKYPKAEPLSILDTCYDFSKYKTIEVPKIALSFNGGDVEIDQSGIFFANGISQVCLAFAGNTDARDIAIFGNMQQQNYEVVYDVNGGKIGFAPGACS; translated from the exons ATGGCTACTACTActtcaatgtcttccatgtatgcTTCTCTTCTTTATCTATGCCTTCTCTTCTGTCTAGAAAAGGGCGCTTATGCTTTTGAAGGAAGAAAAATTGCAGAAAGCAACAATCTTCATACCATTCAAGTAAGCGATTTGCTTCCATCAACTGCTTGCAAACATTCTACCAAAG TTGCAGAAAACAAGGCAGCCTTCAAGGTAGTTCATAGGCACGGGCCATGTGCCCAACTGATTCAAGACAATGCAAATGCTCCCAATCTCGAGAATATCCTTGTTGAAGATCAATCCCGAGTGGATTCAATCCACTCAAAGTTTTCCAGGACCTCCGGAGACAGCAGCTATGTGAAGCAGACAGATGCTACTAGACTACCGGCCAATAGGGGTGTCTCCCTTGGCACAGGCAATTATATTGTCACCGTGGGACTTGGCACTCCTACAAAGGATCTCCCGCTCATCTTCGACACTGGAAGTGACCTTACTTGGGTACGGTGCATGCCTGGCGTCGATGCCTTCGACCCAACTAGGTCCTCTTCCTATCACAACATTTCTTGCAAATCGGAAATTTGCTCTTATGTCACTTCCGCTACAGGTAACCGTCCTGGTTGTGCTTCCACAACATGTGAGTACGGCGTCCGATACGGTGACGGATCATTCACCTACGGATTCGTGGGCAATGAAAGGCTAAGCATAGGATCCGCAGACGTATTTGACAATATCACCTTCGGTTGCAGCCAAAGAAGTGAAGGATTGTTCGGAAAAGTCGGCGGCTTGATGGGTCTTGGCCGAGCTAAGTTGTCCATCATCTCACAAACCGATTCAAAATACAAGAAGCTTTTTTCCTACTGTCTCCCAGTCTCTGGCAAAGCCGGCTTTCTCAGTTTCGGCGCCTCACAATCAAAATCCGCTAAATTTATCCCGCTATCTTCTAATTCCGACTTTTATAGCCTCGACCTCGCTGGAATTGTTGTTGGCAACCGGAGGCTTTCAATCCCCGCATCGGTGTTTTCTAAAGCAGGCACAATCATTGACTCGGGCACTGTAATCACGCGGCTGCAGCCAAAAGCTTACTCTGCTCTCCGTTCAGCATTCACAGAAGCAATGTCAAAGTATCCGAAAGCTGAGCCACTATCAATACTGGACACTTGCTATGATTTTAGCAAATATAAAACGATTGAGGTGCCGAAGATTGCGTTGTCTTTTAATGGAGGTGATGTGGAAATTGATCAATCGGGAATCTTCTTTGCTAATGGGATTTCGCAAGTGTGTTTGGCGTTCGCTGGGAATACAGACGCGAGGGATATAGCGATTTTTGGGAATATGCAACAACAGAATTATGAGGTGGTTTACGATGTGAATGGAGGGAAGATCGGGTTTGCTCCTGGGGCTTGTAGTTGA